One window from the genome of Yarrowia lipolytica chromosome 1B, complete sequence encodes:
- a CDS encoding uncharacterized protein (Compare to YALI0B17270g, weakly similar to uniprot|Q96VQ3 Saccharomyces cerevisiae YGR225W Ama1p (Fragment), similar to Saccharomyces cerevisiae AMA1 (YGR225W); ancestral locus Anc_5.104), with protein MRADRFIPTVLPSQYNRSPSITIRRDRQLTSFSEPRPFIDTLLIDQYLNEVSSASSSEGGGDITSGQAPTSPTTGGITNENQFYLAAALGQSSSDRVLTWESPATFHSTHSVVSPGNTSIFSLPLPNSGEATEGSTNSPSTSSSTMTFNRLQSSRTSPPRANSERRQVYTMGSGMGVAGTDYPMVMASLTISEVPDDSKKVDICRNLPYRLLDAPLLRNDYYANLISWSHQCGKVAVGLGNEVYLWHEQEGASLLQISGNRSAIMCVTFNTVNDLLMIGCRNGMIYIADAPKDIILAKYDHRSTRRGNSLECGVCSALWVPNRNDLLIIGDESGYTGVLGIKTVYDNDHEIHGLAELGGHFQQICGMASPKDGSEIAIGCNDNSCSIWDISCLQDYNWTQDIELTLKHTLVHNAAVKAMAYCPWSPSLLATGGGSHDRTIRFWHTGTGTLIKKIPVHAQVTSIFWSRFNRQFVATFGFSDPGRGSLISVFTFPELELRVQVTSKAGLRFLSASQSANDGQVAVTSNDETVRFYEVWPVVAGAVPMFPKSGIFGSDLIELIEGIERPEAVIR; from the coding sequence ATGAGGGCAGATAGATTCATACCCACGGTCCTTCCTTCTCAGTACAATCGTTCTCCTTCAATAACTATTCGCAGAGACCGCCAGCTAACATCTTTCAGCGAACCACGGCCTTTTATCGATACCCTTTTGATAGATCAGTACTTGAACGAGGTCTCATCAGCATCATCTTCCGAAGGGGGTGGAGACATCACCTCGGGCCAAGCACCTACCTCCCCTACAACTGGAGGCATAACTAATGAGAACCAATTCTATCTTGCCGCGGCTTTAGGCCAATCTTCATCCGATCGTGTACTGACGTGGGAATCGCCGGCAACGTTCCATAGCACCCACAGTGTTGTCTCTCCAGGCAATACGTCCATCTTCTCGTTACCACTGCCCAACTCTGGCGAAGCCACAGAGGGCAGCACCAACTCACCTTCGacatcttcttcaacaatGACTTTTAACAGACTCCAATCTTCTCGTACATCGCCACCACGAGCCAACTCCGAGCGCAGGCAGGTTTACACCATGGGATCAGGTATGGGCGTAGCTGGAACAGATTACCCTATGGTGATGGCGTCCTTGACGATCAGTGAGGTTCCAGATGATTCTAAGAAAGTGGACATATGCCGCAACCTGCCCTATAGACTTCTGGATGCTCCGTTACTCCGCAATGACTACTACGCTAATCTCATTTCTTGGTCTCATCAGTGTGGAAAGGTTGCTGTTGGGCTTGGAAACGAAGTGTACTTGTGGCATGAACAAGAGGGTGCTTCTCTGCTCCAAATCAGTGGTAACCGATCGGCCATAATGTGTGTTACTTTCAACACTGTCAACGATCTTTTGATGATTGGATGCAGGAATGGCATGATATATATCGCTGATGCCCCTAAAGATATTATCCTGGCCAAGTATGATCATCGCTCAACTAGGCGTGGAAACAGTCTAGAGTGTGGTGTTTGCAGTGCCTTATGGGTTCCCAATCGTAATGACCTGCTCATCATTGGAGATGAGTCAGGATATACTGGTGTTCTCGGGATCAAAACCGTCTATGATAATGACCATGAAATTCACGGTTTGGCAGAGCTAGGAGGCCACTTTCAGCAAATATGTGGAATGGCGTCTCCCAAAGACGGCTCTGAGATTGCCATAGGCTGCAACGACAACTCCTGCTCTATCTGGGATATTTCTTGCTTGCAGGACTACAACTGGACACAAGACATTGAGCTGACCCTTAAGCACACGCTTGTTCACAATGCAGCTGTCAAAGCTATGGCGTATTGTCCATGGAGCCCGTCCTTGTTGGCAACAGGCGGGGGCTCCCATGACAGAACCATACGTTTCTGGCATACTGGCACAGGTACCCTGATCAAGAAAATTCCAGTGCATGCCCAGGTCACGTCCATATTTTGGTCGAGGTTCAATCGACAGTTTGTTGCCACCTTTGGCTTTTCAGATCCAGGTAGGGGCTCACTGATTTCAGTCTTCACCTTTCCTGAGCTTGAACTTCGTGTACAAGTCACCTCAAAAGCGGGTCTGCGGTTTTTGTCGGCGTCGCAATCTGCCAATGATGGACAGGTTGCTGTTACCTCCAACGACGAGACTGTTCGTTTCTATGAGGTCTGGCCTGTTGTAGCAGGAGCTGTTCCCATGTTCCCCAAGAGTGGTATCTTTGGAAGTGACTTGATTGAGCTGATAGAGGGAATCGAGAGACCTGAGGCTGTCATTCGATAA
- a CDS encoding uncharacterized protein (Compare to YALI0B17248g, weakly similar to DEHA0B14531g Debaryomyces hansenii IPF 533.1, similar to Saccharomyces cerevisiae YHR151C; ancestral locus Anc_5.102) yields MVWLWTLPWTFILVALIPLATAKSPDVHHSLQQLKKRDDDSLRDENCQAWIAPVWPGMSHMMVAATRAERDVSYNVSIDQLTYKGAELTPLVFNKYGYTQDGIFKSMDLLKSGMTSLGLDVYWNNKEQYWQLCPVIFPSSAEPGTPVLLQRRLTTDIVTCDQNATLSYFLAALSNHVNVTDNNLDVDLISLKLNLRTVETPIQSNSSSQRQKRQFRETSTSVTQLASSVLSSLLNASKTTRMESTGSFSNSDSNSSSNSSRMSNSTESTRTTSSTESASSTSTTPSTYTTGPQMLGNIVGSSYIGPRLYTPKDLHRDREAEPPRTYDYQGLSNRGFPLAHYILLEMKARVMVSISQNDQPDGYGWGSADQDVIFTKQALLGSSDPENTNENIAYENLQECIRLDPQFLQSINLTGAASWRTYSSTQQDPISNVSFQEFINCGLSPSINNTLAPGETLQGLMTESLWSWAEDEPSKCHNESVTRTQDRNTGLVAWNCAVLMPDGWHVANCYDTHYPLCRQGELAYNWAVGTQKVNYFDTAQEKNICPPGYTFSLPRTALQNIAAKITVRGVSGKTRVYKGGDTTDPDSYDTIDYGNTAFPVWIDLNSISQEDCWVSGGPTARCPYRTVQSHSVSVALLTVASAVCAGVAAAIILLQMDTQPIKKNSGRWRRLMSNFKKSEYESVPA; encoded by the coding sequence ATGGTGTGGTTATGGACGCTTCCGTGGACTTTCATTCTGGTTGCGCTGATACCGCTGGCCACAGCTAAATCACCAGATGTGCACCACAGCCTGCAACAGCTCAAAAAACGAGATGACGACTCGCTTCGAGACGAAAACTGCCAGGCATGGATCGCCCCAGTATGGCCGGGAATGAGCCATATGATGGTGGCAGCAACTCGAGCGGAGCGAGATGTGTCTTACAATGTGTCGATCGACCAACTGACGTACAAGGGCGCCGAGCTGACCCCGCTGGtcttcaacaagtacgGATACACCCAGGACGGCATTTTCAAATCCATGGACCTGCTCAAGTCCGGAATGACGTCTCTGGGACTCGACGTCTATTGGAACAACAAGGAACAGTACTGGCAGCTGTGCCCCGTGATTTTCCCAAGCTCTGCAGAACCAGGCACTCCTGTTCTGCTACAGAGACGACTCACAACTGATATCGTCACATGCGACCAAAATGCGACGTTGTCGTACTTTCTAGCGGCACTTAGTAATCATGTCAACGTCACCGACAACAACCTCGATGTCGACCTCATCTCGCTCAAGCTCAACCTCCGAACGGTCGAAACGCCGATACAAAGTAACTCGAGTTCTCAACGACAAAAGCGACAATTTAGAGAAACGTCTACAAGCGTAACCCAGCTGGCCAGCAGCGTCCTGTCGAGTTTGTTAAACGCCTCTAAAACGACTAGAATGGAGTCGACTggctccttctccaacagcgACTCGAACTCCTCTTCAAACTCCTCTCGAATGAGTAACTCAACGGAGTCGACCAGAACCACATCTTCCACAGAGTCAGCTTCTAGCACCTCAACGACACCTTCAACTTACACCACAGGACCACAGATGCTCGGAAACATTGTGGGATCCTCTTACATCGGTCCTAGACTCTACACTCCCAAAGATCTTCATCGCGATCGAGAAGCAGAACCTCCCAGAACTTACGACTACCAAGGTCTCAGTAACCGGGGTTTCCCTCTGGCACATTACATTCTGCTAGAGATGAAGGCTCGGGTCATGGTCTCTATATCTCAAAACGATCAGCCGGACGGGTACGGTTGGGGTTCGGCAGATCAAGACGTCATTTTTACTAAACAAGCATTGTTGGGCTCCTCGGACCCAGAAAACACAAATGAAAACATTGCGTATGAAAACCTGCAAGAATGCATACGTCTGGACCCACAGTTTCTGCAGTCTATCAACCTGACGGGTGCTGCTTCGTGGAGAACATACTCGTCGACACAACAAGACCCGATTTCAAACGTCTCATTCCAGGAGTTCATCAATTGCGGGCTCTCCCCAAGCATTAACAATACCCTAGCTCCAGGAGAAACACTCCAGGGTCTCATGACCGAATCTCTGTGGTCGTGGGCTGAAGATGAACCCAGCAAATGCCATAATGAGTCGGTAACGAGAACGCAAGACAGAAACACAGGTCTAGTTGCCTGGAACTGCGCCGTACTCATGCCTGACGGATGGCACGTAGCAAACTGCTACGACACACACTACCCTCTCTGTCGACAGGGAGAACTGGCATACAACTGGGCTGTGGGCACTCAGAAAGTCAACTACTTTGATACCGCCCAGGAGAAGAACATCTGTCCACCTGGATATACCTTCTCGCTGCCCAGAACAGCCCTACAAAATATCGCCGCCAAAATTACAGTCAGAGGAGTCTCAGGAAAGACAAGGGTATACAAAGGTGGAGATACAACAGACCCCGACTCTTATGACACTATTGATTATGGAAACACGGCCTTCCCGGTGTGGATCGATCTGAATTCCATTTCTCAGGAAGACTGTTGGGTCTCAGGTGGACCTACTGCTAGGTGTCCTTACAGAACAGTCCAAAGCCACTCCGTATCTGTAGCGCTCCTAACAGTGGCTTCTGCTGTCTGTGCAGGAGTTGCCGCTGCTATAATTCTGCTCCAAATGGACACCCAACCtatcaagaagaactcTGGTCGATGGAGACGACTCATGTCCAACTTCAAGAAGTCGGAGTACGAGTCTGTCCCAGCATAG